One Helianthus annuus cultivar XRQ/B chromosome 7, HanXRQr2.0-SUNRISE, whole genome shotgun sequence genomic region harbors:
- the LOC110867023 gene encoding receptor-like protein EIX2 encodes MFVFVSMLLFTGSFINGGHASGFIDDANMSLTRSCNDKERQTLLGFKANLVDINNTLNDWGNKEKKDCCQWVGVRCNNRTGHVTELDLSTFSNGLSGTLPDITSVFERYPGIDLSNNQLEGLLGNIPRCFGNFTAMANRRLGDDVMSHYYSSYVSTLPWQYHHPRSIRYSMNRSAYTCPKRRGRNSSCASDEEALFTDNALVAWKGTQREFGRGILHLLKSIDISSNKLYGKLPSEITNLLELVSLNFSDNKLHGELPKHMGRLRSLDSLDLSRNEFSGNIPSSLSQLTRLSYLNLSYNNLSGRIPTGTQLQSFNYTSYSGNPQLCGLPLTQRCGLPSPPPPPPATVVGKEDRDEFWKSYYTGMGGGFAVGFLGLCGALFLNNRCRYLFFASLSNMKDRIYVTTVVHFRSLRRKFRQ; translated from the exons ATGTTTGTTTTCGTGTCAATGCTGCTATTCACGGGATCATTTATCAACGGTGGTCATGCATCGGGGTTCATAGACGATGCCAACATGTCGCTCACGAGATCCTGTAATGATAAGGAGAGGCAGACACTGCTAGGCTTCAAAGCAAACCTAGTCGACATCAATAACACTCTAAATGATTGGGGgaacaaagaaaagaaggattgttGTCAATGGGTGGGTGTCCGTTGCAACAACCGCACTGGTCATGTGACTGAACTTGATCTTTCGACCTTTTCTAACGGCTTGTCTG GTACGCTACCAGATATCACGTCGGTCTTTGAACGCTACCCTGGAATAGATTTGAGTAACAACCAACTCGAAGGATTATTGGGTAACATTCCTAGATGCTTTGGTAATTTCACGGCTATGGCTAATAGACGGCTTGGAGATGATGTTATGAGCCATTATTACTCCTCTTATGTATCAACTCTCCCTTGGCAATACCATCACCCTAGATCAATTCGTTATTCAATGAATCGCAGTGCATATACATGTCCGAAGCGGAGAGGACGTAATTCCAGTTGCGCTTCGGATGAAGAGGCCCTTTTCACCGACAATGCACTGGTTGCATGGAAGGGAACACAACGTGAATTTGGAAGAGGTATCCTTCACCTACTAAAGAGCATTGATATTTCAAGCAACAAATTGTATGGGAAACTTCCCTCTGAGATCACTAATCTTCTAGAGTTGGTCTCTTTAAATTTTTCGGACAACAAACTACACGGGGAACTTCCAAAGCATATGGGTCGGTTGAGATCTCTTGATTCTCTTGACTTGTCAAGAAACGAGTTCTCTGGAAATATTCCGTCGAGTTTATCACAGTTAACACGTTTAAGTTATCTTAACCTCTCCTACAACAACTTGTCAGGAAGAATACCAACCGGAACTCAACTCCAAAGCTTCAATTATACATCCTACAGTGGTAACCCTCAACTTTGTGGACTCCCACTTACACAAAGATGCGGGCTTCcatctccacctccacctccacctgcaACTGTTGTTGGAAAGGAAGATAGAGACGAATTTTGGAAATCATATTACACAGGTATGGGTGGTGGATTTGCCGTCGGATTTTTGGGATTATGTGGTGCTTTATTTCTCAATAACCGGTGCAGATATTTGTTTTTTGCCTCCTTGAGTAACATGAAGGATCGGATATATGTAACAACAGTTGTGCATTTTCGGAGCCTGCGTAGGAAATTTAGACAGTAA